The Microcella flavibacter DNA segment CTTCTGCGTCGACTCCGACGGGGTGGGGGAGGTGGGGAGCGTCATCGCGGGTCTCCTCGAGCGGTGCGGCCCTCGGGGGGGAGGGCGAGAACGGTGGGCGGCCGCGCGCGGCCTCTGCCCAGCATCCTGACACGGATGCGCCTGCGCGGTGACCGGGAGCGGGGCGCGTCACGCGGCCGGTGCGTGCCGATCGTCGGAGTCGGGCAGGCGGCGCATCGTCAGCAGCGGCGAGAGCACGACGAAGAGCGAGCCGAGCACGACCCCGGCCGTGGCGATCCAGAGCAGGGCGGGGATGCCCATCCAGCCGGCGAGGATGCCCGAGAGCACCCCGGCGATGGGCATGACGCCCCAGACGACGAAGCGGATCGACGCGTTCATCCGGCCGAGCAGCGGCACCGGGCAGATCCGCTGCCGGAAGCTCACCTGCGCGATGTTGTAGACGAGCACGGCGACCGCGCCGAGGGCCTGCCCGAGCATGAGCAGTGGGACGGCGAGGCCCGGCAGCGCCGGCATGAGCGCGAGGGGCACCAGCCCGAGGCCGCAGAGCAGGGCCGAGACGGGGATGATCGTGCCCTCGCCGACGAGGGCGCCGACCCGCGCGGCGATCACGGCGCCGATGATGCCGCCGATGGCGCCCACCGCGGTCGCGAGGCCGAAGATCTCGGGGCCGAGCCCGAGGTCGCGCAGCACGAGCAGCGGCAGCATGGTGAAGCCGAGCGTCGCGAAGAAGTTGGTGGACGCCGTGCAGAGGGTGATCGCGCGCAGCAGGCGGTTGCCGAAGACGAAGCGCAGGCCCTCGGCGATCTCGAGGCGGAGAGGCCGCCGCTCGGCCCGCGGGCGGGTGACCTCGTCGTCGCGGATCGTCGCGAGCATGAGGAACGAGCCGAGGTAGGTGGCGGCCGTCGCGGCCATGAGCACGGGGGCCTGCACGACGGTGAGCAGCACGCCACCGATCGCCGGGCCGCCCACGCCGGCGAGCTGCGCCGTCGACTCGAGCTTGCCGTTCGCATCGGCGATGCGCTCGCGCGGCACGAGCACGGGGATGTAGCTCTGGTACGCCACGTCGAAGAACACCGTCGCGACGCCGACGATGCCGGCGAAGACGAACAGGTGCCAGATCTCGAGCACGCCGACCCACCACAGCACCGGGATCGCGGCGAAGGCGAGCACGCG contains these protein-coding regions:
- a CDS encoding MFS transporter, whose protein sequence is MTTPTAPPAPSAAGPSLWRHRNFLRLWGGEAGAQVGSELGFLAMPVLAIVLLGAGEVEVGLLGAAGTLAFLVVGLPAGAWIDRARKKPIMMRANAVRVLAFAAIPVLWWVGVLEIWHLFVFAGIVGVATVFFDVAYQSYIPVLVPRERIADANGKLESTAQLAGVGGPAIGGVLLTVVQAPVLMAATAATYLGSFLMLATIRDDEVTRPRAERRPLRLEIAEGLRFVFGNRLLRAITLCTASTNFFATLGFTMLPLLVLRDLGLGPEIFGLATAVGAIGGIIGAVIAARVGALVGEGTIIPVSALLCGLGLVPLALMPALPGLAVPLLMLGQALGAVAVLVYNIAQVSFRQRICPVPLLGRMNASIRFVVWGVMPIAGVLSGILAGWMGIPALLWIATAGVVLGSLFVVLSPLLTMRRLPDSDDRHAPAA